The Pseudomonas fulva 12-X sequence AACCGCGCCACCGCGCCGCTGCAGAAAAGAGCTACTGCCTGAGTCGGGCAGAAATAGAAAACCCACGCCTGGCATGGGTTTTCTTTATTTACCGATGGTTCCGGCACCCGAAGCAGTCAGTCCGCCGACTAGGCTGATGGCGGAAAATCGATGGCGGTATCGGCAATGTTGTTGAGGTAGTTGGTCAGGGTCAGCAAGGTCACCTGAGCGACCAGTTCGACGATCTTGGCGTCGCCCAGCCCGGCCTGGCGAGCCACGGCGATTTGCTCATCGCTCAGTTGGCCACGGCTTTCGGTGATCTGCCGGGCCAGGGTGGCGATGGCGTCGAGCGAGCCGGCGCGGGCCTGATCGATCTGCTCGGCATCAAGGCCGGCCTTGGTGGCGAAGAAGCTATGGGCGGCGATGCAGTAATCGCAGCCGTTGACTTCGGAGGTGGCCAGTGCGGCAATCTCACGCTCTTTGGCGTTCAGCGAGCTTTTGCCCAGCGCCTGGGCCAAAGCCAGGTAGCCATTGAGCGCCGCCGGCGCGTGAGCCAGTGTGCTGAAGGCATTGGGAATGAAGCCCAGGCCTTTTTGCACGCCTTCGAGGGCAGCGCGCGAGCCGGAGGGAGCCTGTTCCAGGGTGAGGGCAGCGATACGGGTCATGGTGATTCTCCAGTCAGTTGAGCAATGAGCTTGTCGATCAAGCTTGGCGCTCATACTAGGTATCGCAGCTTTTCTTTCGGATTCAGATCGTCGATGTTATGCAACAGATCGTCTAAATCGAGTCCGCCATGGATCGTTTGTCTGTCCTGCTAAAACACTTCAATCCCCATGCCGCCACCTTCCATCAGGGCGCGTTCTGCGGGGTAAGCGACATCGATGGCCAGAGCGCCTTCGGCCACGCCCACCTGCTGCGCGCCGGGCGACTTAGTTTTCGGGACAAGCACAATCAGCTGATCGAGCTGAGCGAGCCGAGCCTGATCCTGGTGATTCGGCCCCAGCAGCATCAATTGGTGGCCACCGAGGCCGATGCCGCCGAGCTGGTCTGCGCGACGCTGCATTTCGATGGCGGAGCCCGCAACCCCCTGACCCTGGCGCTGCCGGATTACATCGTGCAGCCGCTGCGGGAATTACCGGGCTTGAGCGGCAACCTCGACTGGTTGTTCGCGGAAGCCTTCGGTGAGGCGTGCGGACGCGAGGTGGTGCTCAACCGCCTGTTCGAGCTGATGCTGATCCAACTGCTGCGGCACCTGATCGCCACCGGTAGCATCACATCGGGAATGCTGGCCGGCTTGGCCAATCCACGTCTGGCGCGGGCGCTCACTGCCTTGCATGGTGAACCGCAGCGCGCCTGGTCAGTGGCTGAACTGGCCGATGTGGCGAACATGTCGCGGGCCAGTTTCGCGGCGCATTTTCGCCAGGTGGTCGGTGTGACGCCGGCCGATTACCTGGCCAACTGGCGAATCGGCCTGGCCCAGAAACGCTTGCGCGAAGGGCGGTCGATGGCCCTGATCGCCGCCGAGGTGGGCTATGAAAGCCCCTCGGCGCTGGCGCGAACCTTTCGCCGCAAGGTCGGCAGCAGCCCCAGCCAATGGTTGCAGCAAGAGGGCGCCTGAGCCAGGCCGCTCAGGCCTTCACCCCGCGCACGTCGCGGCGGATCGCCTGGGGCGGCACGCCAAAGCCGCGGATGAACACTTCGCGCATATGGCGGCGGTCGCGAAAGCCGGTTTCCTTGGCGATCACGTCCAGGGAATGGCGGCTTTGCTCGATCATCACCCGCGCCGCTTCCAGGCGTAGGCGTTCGATGGCCTT is a genomic window containing:
- a CDS encoding AraC family transcriptional regulator is translated as MDRLSVLLKHFNPHAATFHQGAFCGVSDIDGQSAFGHAHLLRAGRLSFRDKHNQLIELSEPSLILVIRPQQHQLVATEADAAELVCATLHFDGGARNPLTLALPDYIVQPLRELPGLSGNLDWLFAEAFGEACGREVVLNRLFELMLIQLLRHLIATGSITSGMLAGLANPRLARALTALHGEPQRAWSVAELADVANMSRASFAAHFRQVVGVTPADYLANWRIGLAQKRLREGRSMALIAAEVGYESPSALARTFRRKVGSSPSQWLQQEGA
- a CDS encoding carboxymuconolactone decarboxylase family protein, producing MTRIAALTLEQAPSGSRAALEGVQKGLGFIPNAFSTLAHAPAALNGYLALAQALGKSSLNAKEREIAALATSEVNGCDYCIAAHSFFATKAGLDAEQIDQARAGSLDAIATLARQITESRGQLSDEQIAVARQAGLGDAKIVELVAQVTLLTLTNYLNNIADTAIDFPPSA